The genomic window CTTTGGAAGGTGAGTTTTACCAACATTGGAAGCAAACTTCCGAACTTTGTTGAACTTACATTCCATTTAATTGCCACAGACGCTAATGTTGTGATCCTATCCGGTGGTCTCGCACGTACTCCAGGTATGACGCGCGATGATctattcaataaaaatgtagAAGTTGTCTTACAAATCGTATCGGTGATCGCCGAAAAATGTCCAAAGGCGTTGATCGGCATAATCACAAACCCTGTTAACTCGTGCGTGCCAGCAGCAGCGGAAATTCTGAAACAggcacgtatttaatttaaaatatatctaACTACTTACATGCGTGTCATTGTAGAAAAAAGCCTTCGATCCCAAACGTTTATTTGGCATTACGACACTCGACGTGGTGCGTGCGCGTACCTTTATAGGCCAAATATTAGGTGTTGAGCCATCCAAAGTTGATATACCTGTAATAGGCGGCCATTCGGGTGAGACCATTCTTCCTGTGCTCTCACAATGCAAACCAACACTGAAGTTGGACAAGGATAAGCGTGCTAAATTGATCAAACGTATACAGGAGGCTGGCACCGAAGTGGTGAAGGCCAAAGCTCCGGACGGTGGTAGTTCAGCCACACTTTCAATGGCGCATTCGGCCGCAGTTTTCACGAACTCTTTGTTGCAAGGCCTGAAAGGCGATTGCAAACCAGTTGAATGCTCTTATGTGGCCTCGGATGTCACCGACTGTTCATACTTTTCAACACCCCTGCAGTTGGGTAAGAATGGCATAGAGAAGAACTTGGGCTTGCCTAAGTTGGATAAGAGTGAAGAAGAAATGCTTTGCAAGGCGATAGAAATGCTGAAAAAGAATATTGAAAAAGCCGTCgattatgtaaaaaataaagctaaaacaGACAAGAAATGTTGAAGCACCGGCAAAATGGTGCACGCCACGGTTAATATATTTTGCtgataacaaaaatttgtttactttagtattatgcattttattttgttttagggtatttatttataaatatatgaatatatatgattggcgcttacacccgttGTTTCggatttggccgagctcctcctcctatttgtggtgtgtgtcttgctGTTTTTCCATAAATGAAGTCACCTGCAGTTCTATGCcgcttccgaacggcagataactTTTTATgtggggctttttcatggcacaaatacactcgtagttttgccattgcctgtcgaggagcgaccggtattagaaaaaactttctcagCCATTCATCTTGGCATTACAGTCCGTGATAGACCATTGCCTCCTCTACAATACGCCTCCATTCTTCTCGACAGTCCGCTTTCGCTCTATGCTGTGAGATTTTCATCTTTCGTATATCGTCTTCCACGCCTTGCAACCTTCATATTCTTGGCCGGCCTCTCCTTCTTGCTCCTTCAGGGTTTGCTTCAAATTCTTTTCTGGTCGTtctttcgctgctcattcttaAAACGTGTCCATACCACTGTTATCTTTGGAACTTTATAAACCGCGTTACATTTCCTCCCGCGATTAAAACACTGAGCTCGTGGTTATACCGTATACGGTATGTACCGTCTTCTAATCGTATAGGGCCAAACATtcttgaaagaatttttctttcatatcgCATCAGTAAATTCACTTCACTAACTTTAAGGACCCATGTTTCATAGgtcttattatatttttatagatctGGAGTTTTTGTTCCTGTGAtatcaatgaagacttcataagtTTGATATGGCCAAAGTATGCTCCGTCTGTCTGCTGTCTGAATACGGTCTTGTATAGGTAAGCACATACCCTTATTTATGCTGAGTACTACGCCTAAGTATTTAAACTCTTGCATGAACTCAAAAACATGACTTCCGATTCTGATGTGACTATCATGAAAAGATCGTGTCATCTATTtcgtattttcttcatttatattgAGTCCCGTTGGTCTTGCACTAAGCGCATAAAAACGTTCTGAAGAGTCTTCTTATTTCTTGTGAGAATCTCAATGTCGTCAGCGTATGCGCATATTTGAGTCGATTTATAAATTATTGGGCCACCTTGAGCTATTTCGTTTATTGCTGAATGCAGTGTTAAATTTCATTGCCGGATTTCATTTCGCCATTCATTATTACTTTAGCGTTTGAGTGTATAAGAGTCAGAATTTCTGCCATTCGGACCCAGATATTACGGAATGGAAGTCACGTACCAGCTCATTCCGTTACAACGGCCGCTATTTGTAGTATTTACTTCCATATATTTGACGAAACATCCCaagtattttaaattcttcttttattcgactaccagactactgcagcgtctatcaggctgAAGTTTTATCTATAAAAGAAGTGACTACGTATCTAAATACGCGTGCCgcaacaaaaactacaataaacaTATTCTCGGACAGCCAGCGGCCATTAAATCAACGAATGTGGTCATACTCACATGAAAGATTGCACAGGAATAccgggcagccctaaatgatattagtgtcgtattcaaggtcagtcttatttgggttccggggtacagagatattgagggaaattgtaaagccgatgaACTAACCAGGAAAGTTACTACTCTTCAACTACTCAGTGATAGAAGTACCATTGGGATACCTATGGCCACGAGAAaagaaataatcaataaaaactttatccaagaggccaatagggcatggagagatgaagagggcacatgcgtaacagctagaccactatggccgcaaataaataaggaaaatatgaagaaacTGCTGAGCTTTTCAAGAGATCATATCTCGCAGATCGGGGCTTGTATAatcggtcattggctatttgacaGGCcctccttgagactaggagttttctcccatgaagactgtagaagttgtagagataaggaagaggaagaaacagttgagcacttccttagCAATTGTCCAGTCTTAGCTAAAAACAAAGCAGATTGtttaggtaaatatttttttaattgtcttacagaactgtctggcatGGAGAtgggaccaatcctgcgctGCATAAGAGCCACAAAGAGCCACGTAGaaaaatgaggttcccgtgtggTGCCACAACGGATCTGTagatctaagtgagttggtcgtacagaccgactaccaccataacctaactcttttaaatttaaaagggGCTtagcaagaaaataaaataaaatttccagtCACATTTTCACGTTAGAATAGATTAGTAAAGAAAGTAATTTCAGAGGTAGGGACATCTATCCAATTAGCTGTCCAAGTAAACATATGTCAACCCATGAATTCACCTCCCACTCTTTCGCTGGGTTTGTGTCTATTGCCGCCACCTGTATGCATGCTGGATAGCGCAAAAGAACTCTTTGAAAAACTGATAAAGCGGAGGCTCAGCGAAGCAGTAGAGAATAGTGGTGGTCTGTTTTTAGAACTCGCAGGGTTGTAGAACTGGCAGATCTACCTTAGGAGTCATTCAAGACGTAATAGCTAACGTAGAATATGTATACTCAGGCAAgtaatcgatactccaaacATTTAGTATTACTAGCCGCACTGGACATTAGAAATGCTGTCAACAGTTGGGGCGACGTAATTGAAGCAAAATTCAAGATCCGGaaaatctattggaaaaaatactcGCAGCTATCTGTGATGCAACACGAAACAAATGATAGCAGGTGCGGACCAAGGATCAATACTTGGACCTTAACCTTggaatacagggtgggccatatagcgattgctttttgaaccacctatttttttgagaatggtaacacaaatgacatgtcaaatgtgttcataatttacttaaaggtttgacatttacgaaatgggacgctatacgcttgaacaaagttgggaaatattgaaaacctatttccaaagtggtgagtattcttcttcttttctgattttcacatcggtggctacgtccataagcaaaattgtcggatttggggctcagaaaatccgcacgttactgtagagaagcaaatgcatccacaacgagtcactgtttggtacggtttttggtctggcggcatcatcgggccattttttttcgaaaatgagcgaggagccgctgttacagtaaatggcgaccGTTACCGCGACatgatcaacgagttgtttccaaaaattgaagaggatgacatggacgacatttggtttcaacaggacggtgcaacttgtcacactgccaaagttacactcgaacttttggctaccgtttttgaaaaccgaacaatcagccgaaatttcgatatcaattggccgtctcggagctgtgatttaagcccgttggactattttttgtggggagccgttaaggacaaatggtatgcgaaccatccagagacgattgatgctttaaaacacgaaattgaagcccaaacaatcgaaaatgtgctcaaaaattgggttgatcgaatggcctacagtaaaaccagtcgtggcagtcatttgaacgatattatttttcattcataaatttttttttttttttcgaactccatttattccatacaatctgtcataacaataacaataagtactatttttacctacaatttaaataagaatagcttagagtaagaattcccagtggaattcgttacttaataatgaacaacatataacatatacatacatatattatacaattttacaacttttgcatttacgtatattacggtttaaatctttgcattaaatcgttcggctgacatttttttaatcttgaggagtagcttatcttggaaaggttatttgctcggTTATTCGGCTGAGtggcaagtcggttgttgtatctctggctgaggttgtttatttcttcgaaaactgtcgtaacttttaggtcacggtgcaatatctcgtttcgtacaaaccatggcgcattggcacacatacggagcacctttgactgaaatctttgcatgatttctagatttaattttgctgctgagccccataattgaacgccatacgtccatatcggtttcagaatatatttgtagataagcaccttattgtctagtgtaagtgctgaattgtagccgattaaccagtgtagtgatcgcaatttcagtccaaattgctttcgctttaaaaatatatgcgatcaccaagtaagacgccggtctaatagaatacctaaatatttggcattatctgtttgtggtattggaaagctgttaagagatacggcaggacatgagccatttcgaagagtgaatgttatctgcgccgatttgctttcgttagcttttatgcgccattttttcacccagccgctaacactgttaaggttttcttgtaggtaatcagaagcaattgagggaagggtactcctggccatgacgacagtatcatctgcatacgtggctgtatatgtgttctttgatagtggaagatctgccgtgaacaaagtgtacaagacggggcctagaacacttccttgtggtacacctgctctgattgcgtgaaggttattggtttcgttgtttactttaacaagaaaatgtctattttgcaaatatgattTTATGAGTATATAACAGTTGTGCAGTAAGCCCTgcttaagcttgtatagcaggcctgcatgccagactttatcgatggcttgcgttatatctaaaaatgccgctgtacagaattgccgcccctcaagtgcttgtctagcgaaatcatacacacaattaacttgctctatggtggagtgatacttacgaaaaccaaattggtgggctggaatgagatttctttgcgcaattattggatttatcctttttaaaagcagcttttcgaagagcttGGAGGCAACAGGCAATAGACTTATTGGCCTGTAATTGGATACCACGCTCGGGGTTTTCCCTGACTTTTGTATaaggatgatttcagcaactttccactGAGTTGGGAAATACTCTTGTTTGATCATCGCATTAAATATAATGGTGAGGAGTTTGTATCCACATTTGGGcagtttttttaaaaccttactagttattagatcgtaacctggcgcctttttggttttaagagttttggttgctgcgtatctaacttctttccaggtaaatcgtacagtcggaaaatccatttgaaacggagctgagagaaattcgttaacttctgagtctacctccgcactttgactcggaaatggttggaaaacatttgatagatgtttggcaaactctatggctttttgtttatcagtttttgCCCATTCTCCATTACACGTTTTTATCGCTGCCTTGTGAGGCGTTGGTTGTGAGatctttttcgttgccttccagagtgagtagtctgtagcttccgtaggtgacaagttggataagtattcatgcagttctgagttttttgcgtctcttatagtgttttttaattgttttgtgagcttatttagtttttttttgtcgttcctGTTTCTCGTGCTTTGCCATATGCGCCGAAGCTTGCgtttttctgatattaaaattttgacgtgatTGTTAATGTGCGCTTCAGCGTGAGTGTGCTTAATTTCCGGTGTAGCGGTCCACGCAGCTCTTTGAATGCAGTTGTTGAAAATCTCAACGGCCGTGTCCAGATCAGAGTTGgattttagtggaatatttaGGCACAGTGTATCCTCGACTAGTTCTTTAAAGTATTCCCAGTTTGTCATTTTATTGTGTATCTTTGgtgtcatttcctttttttgatttttttttccaatgttcaatcgtcaaaataaaaaaaaaagtgtgaaaaaatattgattcgtttttttttttacagccgattaaaaaatcaaattttacatggcccaccctaagCTATGAtaaaatccttcgaatagaAGTGCCTGTGGATGTGCATCTAGTTGGATACGCAGCCGACATTTTAGCTGTAATAATCACTCGAAACACTGACAAAACCAAAAGGAAATTAAATCAGGTCATGATCGAAGTGCGGACATGGCTAGAGAACCACGGATTAAAACTGGCCACAGGGAAAACAGAGCTTATCCTTCTAACCAACAGACTtgtcccattagaagtagatatgCAAGTACGCggtgccactttatcgacaaaacgAGTGGTCAAATACCCAGAAGTGCAACTATACTCAAGATTAACTTACTGAGCGCACATaaatcatgctgccacaagagttGACTAAGTAAGCGACATAAACTCATGGCAAACCTTAGAGGTCCAACTCAGAACAAGCGAAACCTCTTAATGCACACGACGAACTCGACTCTTCTATACGAATACGAAATTTGGGCAGATACGTTAAAGGTGAACTGCCGGCGAAAAGCTTTACAATCTGTGCATCGAACCTGCGCCCTCAGAGTTGTTTCCTAACAGGGAACAGTAACTGAAACAGCAGTTTTAGTTATCACTGGAACCATCCCtgtagatattctagcacaagagcgcaaacgaaGATGGGACGCGAACATTTTAAGAATTGCAGAACCATGCTTCTCCGAAATTAGAATttaaacgctcacactttggcgaAAAGATGGAACTTTGAACAGTACAGTAGATGGTCAGCGACGGTATAAAGAAGGTGCAGGgaagttaactattacctcacacattTTTT from Anastrepha ludens isolate Willacy chromosome 5, idAnaLude1.1, whole genome shotgun sequence includes these protein-coding regions:
- the LOC128863831 gene encoding malate dehydrogenase, mitochondrial-like, yielding MLNSSRIRHVAYLVRHFTTTKQKYFKVTLVGACGGIGQPLGLLLKRNELVSALSIYDVRRTPGVYADLSHIDTKAHLEGFQCPENLPAALEDANVVILSGGLARTPGMTRDDLFNKNVEVVLQIVSVIAEKCPKALIGIITNPVNSCVPAAAEILKQKKAFDPKRLFGITTLDVVRARTFIGQILGVEPSKVDIPVIGGHSGETILPVLSQCKPTLKLDKDKRAKLIKRIQEAGTEVVKAKAPDGGSSATLSMAHSAAVFTNSLLQGLKGDCKPVECSYVASDVTDCSYFSTPLQLGKNGIEKNLGLPKLDKSEEEMLCKAIEMLKKNIEKAVDYVKNKAKTDKKC